One part of the Gossypium raimondii isolate GPD5lz chromosome 1, ASM2569854v1, whole genome shotgun sequence genome encodes these proteins:
- the LOC105785801 gene encoding uncharacterized protein LOC105785801, with translation MVSCCCKIPIFVFVFLLLLVISSSICAAHSSETGNSQANNQTFRPEEELKKLKLVRERLNKINKPALKTIQSPDGDIIDCVLLRHQPAFDHPKLKGKKPLDPPERPNGHNRKGMAAEDFQMWMMSGESCPEGTIPIRRTTEEDMLRASSVASFGKKPTRLVRRDSSSDGHEHAVGYVSGDEYYGAKANINVWAPRVSNQYEFSLSQLWVISGSFGDDLNTIEAGWQVSPELYGDYYPRFFTYWTSDAYQATGCYNLLCSGFVQTNNRIAIGAAISPTSSYGGGQFDISLLVWKDPKHGNWWLEFGSGILVGYWPSILFTHLRDRASMVQFGGEIVNTSPGGSHTSTEMGSGHFAGEGFGKASYFRNLQVVDWDNNLIPLPNLKVLADHPNCYDIQGGINTVWGNYFYYGGPGRNVNCP, from the exons ATGGTATCTTGCTGTTGTAAGATTCCCATTTTTGTATTcgtctttcttcttcttcttgttatttcttcttcaatttgtgCCGCTCATTCCTCGGAAACCGGCAATTCCCAAGCAAATAATCAAACATTCCGACCAGAAGAAGAGTTGAAGAAGCTGAAACTAGTAAGGGAACGACTCAACAAGATCAACAAGCCAGCACTGAAGACGATTCAG AGTCCAGATGGTGATATTATAGATTGCGTCTTATTGCGTCATCAACCAGCTTTCGATCATCctaaattaaaaggaaaaaaaccttTG GATCCACCGGAGAGACCAAATGGTCATAATCGAAAGGGGATGGCGGCGGAAGATTTTCAGATGTGGATGATGTCGGGTGAATCGTGTCCGGAAGGAACAATTCCGATCAGAAGAACAACAGAAGAAGACATGTTAAGGGCCTCTTCTGTTGCAAGTTTTGGAAAGAAACCGACAAGACTTGTTAGAAGAGACTCGAGTAGCGATGGCCATGAG CATGCAGTTGGGTATGTGAGCGGAGATGAATATTATGGAGCAAAAGCTAACATCAATGTGTGGGCGCCTCGAGTCTCTAATCAATACGAATTCAGCTTATCTCAATTGTGGGTCATTTCTGGTTCATTTGGCGACGATCTCAACACCATTGAAGCTGGATGGCAG GTGAGTCCAGAGTTATATGGGGACTATTATCCAAGATTCTTCACTTATTGGACC AGCGACGCATACCAAGCAACAGGGTGCTATAATTTGCTGTGTTCAGGATTTGTGCAAACTAATAATAGAATTGCTATTGGAGCTGCAATCTCCCCAACATCATCATATGGTGGCGGACAATTTGACATTAGTCTATTGGTTTGGAAG GATCCAAAGCATGGGAATTGGTGGCTGGAATTCGGATCAGGGATTCTGGTAGGATATTGGCCGTCAATATTGTTCACCCACCTCAGAGATCGTGCAAGCATGGTACAATTTGGTGGAGAAATAGTGAACACAAGTCCTGGAGGTTCCCACACGTCAACAGAGATGGGGAGTGGTCATTTCGCTGGGGAAGGCTTTGGAAAGGCTTCTTATTTTCGAAATCTGCAAGTTGTTGATTGGGATAATAACTTGATCCCATTACCAAACCTTAAGGTTCTTGCTGATCATCCCAATTGCTATGACATCCAAGGAGGTATTAATACTGTTTGGggcaattatttttattatggaGGACCTGGAAGAAATGTCAACTGCCCTTAA